One window of the Mangifera indica cultivar Alphonso unplaced genomic scaffold, CATAS_Mindica_2.1 Un_0020, whole genome shotgun sequence genome contains the following:
- the LOC123205928 gene encoding probable endo-1,3(4)-beta-glucanase ARB_01444 — protein MLKKLRRRVSRILTKPFKKPKKPFRPSSSISPSPPAIESEPQPELDSEPETPAMESQHYRKRPTSPFLFPKAESSVLPDPSLFFSRSLLSSPLPTNSFFQNFTLKAGDQPEYIHPYLIKSSQSSLSISYPSQFHNSSFIYQVFNADLIISGPNKTCLDSLQSHIISSYCDLSVTLDIPSSYFRFFLVRGSPYVTCSVISNIPIMISTIHAIISLDASISLNKYTIKLNNNQTWVLYSSSPINLSQNGVSSIISGGFTGIIRIAVLPDSNIQYQSLLDRFSSCYPLSGLAVFTKPFCLEYKFEKKGWGDLLMLAHPLHLKLLSRDDCDVTVLEDFKYNSIDGDLVGIVGDSWVLKPDSVSVTWHSINGIAEESYAEIVSALSKDVDALNSSPITTASSYFYGKLIARAARLALIAEEVCYLDVIPVIRKFLKDSIEPWLDGTFSANGFLYDGKWGGIVTKQGSVDSGADFGFGVYNDHHYHLGYFVYAIAVLAKIDPAWGRKYRPQAYSLMADFMNLGRNENSNYPRLRCFDLYKLHSWAGGLTEFADGRNQESTSEAVNAYYSAALMGLAYGDTHLVATGSVLASMEIQAAQTWWHVREQDTLYSQDFTRENRVVGVLWANKRDSGLWFAPPDWRECRLGIQLLPLLPITEVLFSDIRFARELVKWTLPALGREGVGEGWKGFVYALEGTYDKENALQKIRNLNGYDDGNSLTNLLWWIHSRGDEEEEGCGGVGKFCWFRHYSH, from the coding sequence ATGTTGAAAAAGCTGAGAAGGAGAGTTTCCAGGATACTCACAAAGCCCTTTAAGAAGCCCAAGAAACCCTTTAGACCCTCCTCTTCAATTTCTCCTTCACCGCCTGCCATTGAATCTGAACCCCAACCAGAGCTAGATTCAGAACCCGAAACTCCGGCTATGGAGTCTCAACATTACAGAAAGCGACCAACTTCACCGTTCCTGTTCCCTAAGGCAGAATCCTCTGTGCTCCCTGATCCTTCCCTTTTCTTCTCTCGGAGTCTTCTGTCATCCCCTCTCCCCACAAACTCTTTCTTCCAAAACTTCACGCTTAAAGCTGGCGATCAGCCCGAATACATCCACCCGTACCTTATTAAATCATCTCAGTCTTCACTTTCTATCTCCTACCCATCTCAGTTCCACAACTCTTCTTTCATATACCAAGTTTTCAATGCTGATTTGATCATCTCAGGACCGAATAAAACCTGCCTGGATTCGCTACAAAGTCATATAATTTCTTCTTACTGTGATCTCAGTGTCACTCTTGATATCCCCTCTTCATATTTTCGTTTCTTTCTTGTAAGGGGAAGCCCTTATGTGACCTGCAGTGTGATCAGTAATATTCCTATCATGATATCAACCATTCATGCTATTATCTCACTTGATGCCAGTATTTCACTCAACAAGTACACCATTAAACTTAACAACAACCAAACCTGGGTTTTATATTCGTCCTCTCCGATCAATTTGAGTCAAAATGGTGTTTCTTCAATCATTTCTGGAGGGTTTACAGGCATTATTCGGATTGCGGTGTTGCCAGATTCTAATATTCAATATCAGTCACTTCTTGATCGGTTCAGTTCGTGCTATCCGCTTTCAGGTCTTGCTGTTTTCACTAAGCCATTTTGTTTAGAGTATAAATTTGAGAAGAAAGGTTGGGGTGATTTACTTATGTTAGCGCATCCTTTGCATCTTAAACTTTTATCTAGGGATGATTGCGATGTCACTGTTTTAGAGGATTTTAAGTATAATAGTATAGATGGTGATCTTGTTGGTATTGTTGGTGATTCTTGGGTATTGAAACCGGATTCAGTTTCAGTAACTTGGCATTCGATTAATGGAATTGCTGAAGAATCATATGCTGAAATAGTGTCAGCTCTTTCTAAGGATGTTGATGCCTTGAATTCAAGTCCTATAACTACGGCATCGTCGTATTTTTATGGGAAATTGATTGCTAGAGCAGCGAGATTGGCTTTGATTGCTGAAGAGGTGTGTTACCTTGATGTGATACCAGTAATAAGGAAGTTCTTGAAGGATTCAATTGAGCCCTGGTTAGATGGGACTTTTAGTGCAAATGGTTTTCTATATGATGGAAAATGGGGTGGAATAGTGACAAAACAAGGTTCAGTAGATAGTGGAGCAGATTTTGGATTTGGAGTGTACAATGACCACCATTACCACTTGGGATACTTTGTTTATGCAATTGCAGTACTTGCAAAGATTGATCCAGCTTGGGGGAGGAAGTATAGGCCTCAAGCTTATTCACTTATGGCTGATTTTATGAACTTGGGTCGAAACGAAAATTCGAATTATCCTCGTTTGAGATGCTTTGACTTGTATAAGTTGCATTCTTGGGCTGGAGGGCTAACTGAATTTGCGGATGGAAGGAATCAGGAGAGCACGAGTGAGGCTGTGAATGCATACTATTCAGCAGCCTTGATGGGGCTAGCATATGGAGATACCCACCTTGTGGCCACTGGATCAGTGCTAGCTTCAATGGAGATTCAGGCAGCACAGACATGGTGGCATGTAAGAGAACAAGATACTCTGTATAGCCAAGATTTCACCCGAGAGAATAGAGTTGTAGGTGTTCTTTGGGCTAACAAGAGAGATAGTGGACTTTGGTTTGCTCCTCCTGATTGGAGAGAATGCAGACTTGGCATTCAGCTGCTCCCACTATTGCCGATCACTGAGGTTTTGTTTTCTGATATCAGATTCGCAAGAGAACTTGTGAAGTGGACATTGCCAGCTTTAGGAAGAGAGGGAGTTGGAGAAGGATGGAAGGGTTTTGTTTATGCTTTGGAAGGGACCTATGATAAAGAAAATGCGTTGCAGAAGATTAGAAACTTGAACGGTTATGATGATGGGAACTCACTTACTAATCTCTTATGGTGGATTCACAGTAGGGGTGATGAAGAGGAAGAGGGATGCGGTGGAGTCGGGAAATTCTGCTGGTTTCGTCACTACAGTCACTAA
- the LOC123205966 gene encoding cinnamoyl-CoA reductase-like SNL6, whose protein sequence is MVMEPVVAGSELLELHFAALSEGQKSCKNVKGFTSHAGLKGRKGKLMVCVTGGNSYLGSCIVKELLAHSYLVRVIIQNPVDFEDVKRLFREEEMNQLESVVVAKMGDLVGLCEAFRGCHAVFHTSSFIDPHGVSGYSEQTAFLETEGARNVIEACGKTAYVKRCIFTSSLLASIWNIDKVDAIVDESCWSNEDFCRENKFWLALGKTEAEKVSWSKSREMKVKLVTVCPGLLMAPSFPNAHKETSLPYLKGGQLMLQKGLLATSDVKKVAEAHVHLYEAMDFGACGRYHCFERIIQSLEEAVKLESELNMPGLLSEAHTDEVDSNKLSNSRLAKLLHQTSQRLSCKQ, encoded by the exons ATGGTGATGGAACCAGTAGTGGCTGGGTCCGAACTCCTAGAGTTGCATTTTGCAGCTTTGAGTGAAGGCCAGAAGAGTTGTAAAAATGTGAAAGGTTTTACTAGTCATGCAGGTTTGAaaggaagaaagggaaaacTTATGGTTTGTGTGACAGGTGGGAATTCTTACTTGGGGTCTTGTATTGTGAAGGAACTATTGGCTCATTCTTATCTTGTTAGAGTCATCATTCAAAACCCAG TGGATTTTGAGGACGTGAAGAGGCTTttcagagaagaagagatgaacCAACTAGAGAGTGTTGTGGTAGCAAAGATGGGAGATTTAGTGGGTCTTTGTGAAGCTTTTAGGGGCTGCCATGCTGTCTTTCACACCTCCTCCTTTATTGACCCACATGGGGTCTCTGGCTATTCA GAACAGACGGCATTTCTTGAAACTGAAGGAGCAAGGAATGTCATTGAAGCTTGTGGCAAGACAGCTTATGTGAAGAGATGCATTTTCACTTCCTCTCTTCTTGCCTCCATCTGGAATATCGATAAAGTAGACGCCATTGTCGACGAGAGTTGCTGGAGCAATGAGGACTTCTGCAGAGAAAACAAG TTTTGGCTTGCATTGGGAAAGACAGAAGCAGAAAAGGTTTCTTGGAGCAAGTCAAGAGAAATGAAAGTGAAGCTTGTCACTGTGTGCCCTGGACTTCTCATGGCTCCATCATTCCCAAATGCTCACAAAGAAACCTCTCTTCCCTATCTTAAAG GTGGGCAGTTGATGTTGCAAAAGGGGTTGCTAGCAACTTCAGATGTGAAGAAGGTAGCAGAGGCACATGTCCATTTGTATGAAGCCATGGATTTTGGAGCTTGTGGACGATATCATTGCTTCGAGAGAATTATACAGAGCTTGGAGGAAGCCGTTAAACTTGAAAGTGAGTTAAACATGCCTGGTTTGCTATCAGAAGCACACACAGATGAAGTAGACAGCAATAAGCTTAGCAATTCAAGACTAGCCAAATTGTTACATCAAACCTCTCAACGCTTATCCTGTAAACAATGA
- the LOC123205965 gene encoding proline-rich receptor-like protein kinase PERK8, which translates to MSSVSPSSTAASPDSPTTTSPPPTTSKTNQTTDSPPPSTPATPSTPSAPPPLSPPPAVPAAPPPSPPASPPPSTTPPPSTSPPPSPPPSPPIAPPPSPPTTPPPSPPAVASPPPKSPPPPPPVVVSAPPPQASPSPPAAAPPTPTPPQTIAPSPPPPAKNPSPPSSNSPPPPVSNPPKSAPSPPAVSTPPPASGSAPPPVTRSPPPSTLSPPAPSVPSSSSPPAVSPPAPPSNSSTTGTPSTSPLPAIPTEKPTAESTNRTGAAANTSSSNAGALGPAGAVAIGITVGLLLLSLLVMAVWFSRKQKRKRAGSHIGYNMPSPFASSQNSDAAFLRPYSPTPLGGIGSQSGFIYSPPESSGVNNSKSGFTYEELAQATNGFAAHNVLGEGGFGCVYKGVLTDGREVAVKQLKIGGGQGEREFKAEVEIISRVHHRHLVSLVGYCISEHQRLLVYEYVPNNTLYYHLHAEGRPVMDWATRVKVAAGSARGIAYLHEDCHPRIIHRDIKSSNILLNNNFEAKVADFGLAKIALELDSNTHVSTRVMGTFGYMAPEYATTGKLTEKSDVYSFGVMLLELITGRKPVDASQPLGDESLVEWARPLLAKALEHENFEELVDLRLEKNYVASEMFRMIEAAAACVRHSAGKRPKMSQVVRALDSLDESSDLSNGMKPGQSEIYNSAQHSAQIRMFQRLAFGSQDYSSDFYNQLQSSWRSRESRDYGSQSTFIP; encoded by the exons ATGAGTTCAGTTTCGCCATCTTCGACAGCAGCATCACCCGATTCACCAACAACCACTTCACCACCACCTACAACATCAAAAACTAACCAGACCACTGACTCCCCACCGCCTTCAACGCCTGCAACTCCTTCTACCCCTTCAGCACCACCCCCTCTATCCCCTCCTCCAGCTGTCCCTGCTGCCCCTCCCCCATCGCCACCTGCATCGCCACCACCGTCAACAACTCCTCCTCCTTCTActtcaccaccaccatcaccgCCGCCATCACCACCAATTGCTCCACCTCCCTCGCCACCAACAACACCCCCACCATCGCCTCCTGCTGTTGCTTCCCCTCCCCCCAAAAGTCCACCCCCTCCACCACCGGTGGTTGTTTCTGCTCCTCCTCCGCAGGCCAGCCCATCACCTCCAGCCGCTGCACCTCCAACCCCTACACCTCCTCAGACTATTGCACCATCTCCGCCTCCTCCAGCTAAAAACCCATCACCACCTTCCTCCAATTCTCCACCTCCACCTGTGTCAAACCCACCTAAAAGTGCTCCTTCACCTCCTGCAGTTTCAACTCCACCACCTGCATCTGGATCTGCTCCTCCACCGGTTACAAGATCACCCCCTCCATCCACATTGTCGCCACCAGCTCCTTCAGTTCCCTCATCCTCTTCTCCGCCTGCAGTTTCACCTCCTGCTCCTCCGAGTAATTCATCTACAACTGGAACTCCTAGTACTTCACCTTTACCAGCCATACCAACGGAGAAACCAACAGCAGAATCAACTAATCGTACTGGTGCTGCAGCGAATACTTCATCCAGCAATGCAGGGGCTTTAGGCCCTGCAGGTGCTGTAGCAATAGGCATCACAGTGGGGCTTTTGTTACTAAGTCTTCTTGTCATGGCTGTGTGGTTTTCACGGAAACAGAAGAGAAAGAGAGCTGGATCACACATTGGTTACAATATGCCTTCTCCTTTTGCATCCTCACAGAATTCAG ATGCAGCGTTTCTGAGGCCATATTCTCCAACTCCCCTTGGAGGAATTGGTTCCCAAAGTGGTTTCATATATTCACCACCAGAGTCGAGTGGAGTAAACAATTCAAAGTCTGGGTTCACTTATGAAGAATTAGCTCAGGCCACAAATGGGTTTGCAGCACATAATGTTTTGGGTGAAGGTGGATTTGGTTGTGTATACAAAGGTGTCCTGACTGATGGAAGAGAAGTAGCTGTGAAACAGTTGAAGATAGGTGGTGGTCAGGGAGAGCGTGAATTCAAAGCAGAAGTTGAGATCATTAGCCGAGTACATCATCGTCATTTGGTTTCACTAGTGGGTTACTGTATATCTGAGCATCAAAGGTTGCTTGTCTATGAGTATGTCCCGAACAACACTCTTTACTACCATCTCCATG CTGAAGGCAGACCAGTGATGGATTGGGCAACCAGAGTCAAGGTTGCTGCCGGTTCAGCTCGTGGGATAGCTTATCTACATGAAGACT GTCATCCTCGCATTATTCACAGAGATATTAAGTCCTCAAATATTCTTCTCAATAACAATTTTGAAGCTAAG GTCGCAGATTTTGGGCTTGCAAAGATAGCATTGGAACTGGATTCAAATACACATGTATCTACACGTGTAATGGGAACCTTTGG ATACATGGCTCCTGAATATGCAACAACTGGAAAGCTGACTGAAAAGTCTGATGTTTATTCATTTGGGGTTATGCTTTTGGAGCTAATTACAGGCCGCAAGCCTGTTGATGCCTCTCAGCCATTAGGTGATGAGAGCCTGGTTGAATGG GCTCGACCATTGCTTGCTAAAGCACTTGAACATGAGAATTTCGAAGAATTGGTGGATCTGAGGCTGGAAAAGAACTATGTTGCTAGTGAAATGTTTCGGATGATTGAGGCAGCTGCTGCTTGTGTTCGTCATTCAGCTGGAAAAAGACCAAAAATGAGTCAG GTTGTGAGGGCTTTAGACTCATTAGACGAGTCATCAGATCTCAGTAATGGAATGAAACCCGGCCAAAGTGAAATTTATAATTCAGCACAACATTCTGCACAAATCAGAATGTTTCAAAGGTTGGCATTTGGTAGTCAAGACTACAGTTCAGACTTTTACAACCAATTACAGAGTAGCTGGAGAAGTCGAGAATCTCGAGACTACGGGAGCCAGAGTACCTTTATACCTTAA